The Fodinibius salinus genome includes a window with the following:
- a CDS encoding mechanosensitive ion channel family protein, with protein MPELLFALLTLVLFHFLAKGSKKLYQNILDQTPFSSSNVEFFGKLIYAIVFIIGVIVALNILGLNTIAASILASGGITAVILGFAFRDIGENFLAGFFMAFSRPFTNGDLIETEGVRGRVQNIELRHTHIRTGNGCDVFVPSSQLISKPLHNYTRDGMRRGSFTIGIDYRDDTDRACSIILEELKTDSKVAQKPAPTVQTTGFTPNYIELTVYFWIEVNVDKQEYFLADIKSSLMDKTRRLLMNNSFIFSSEVSTAIDVNDLNVNVKDES; from the coding sequence GTGCCTGAGCTACTTTTTGCTCTGCTTACGCTTGTACTATTTCATTTCTTGGCCAAAGGGAGTAAAAAATTATATCAAAATATTTTAGATCAGACTCCCTTTTCATCATCAAACGTAGAATTTTTTGGCAAGCTGATTTATGCCATAGTATTTATTATTGGCGTTATTGTAGCTCTTAATATTTTGGGATTAAATACTATTGCAGCTAGTATTTTGGCTAGCGGTGGTATTACGGCAGTAATTTTAGGTTTCGCATTTAGGGATATCGGTGAAAATTTTCTAGCCGGTTTTTTTATGGCATTTAGCCGACCGTTTACTAATGGTGATCTTATTGAGACAGAGGGTGTGAGAGGTCGTGTCCAAAATATTGAGTTGCGTCATACTCATATTAGAACGGGTAATGGATGTGATGTATTTGTTCCGAGCTCACAGTTAATTTCAAAACCACTACATAATTATACTCGAGATGGCATGCGGCGTGGTTCGTTTACCATAGGTATTGATTATCGGGATGATACTGATAGAGCTTGTAGTATAATTCTTGAAGAACTTAAAACGGATAGCAAGGTTGCCCAAAAACCTGCTCCAACGGTGCAAACTACCGGATTTACTCCCAATTATATTGAATTAACTGTATATTTTTGGATAGAAGTTAATGTGGATAAACAGGAATATTTTCTGGCAGATATAAAATCTAGTCTTATGGATAAGACACGTCGTCTATTAATGAATAATAGCTTTATATTTAGTTCTGAGGTATCAACTGCCATAGATGTAAATGACTTGAATGTTAATGTAAAAGATGAATCTTGA
- a CDS encoding GIY-YIG nuclease family protein yields the protein MFHTYIIYSKSIDPYYSGYTSVGIDKRLRRHNKGDSPSTKSGAPWTVKYVKSFETKTEAIKWENLIKRQKSREFIEKLINSEENEWE from the coding sequence ATGTTCCACACCTACATTATTTATAGCAAATCCATTGATCCGTATTACAGTGGTTATACATCGGTGGGCATAGACAAGCGTCTGCGAAGACATAATAAAGGTGATAGCCCTTCCACAAAATCCGGTGCACCATGGACGGTTAAGTATGTTAAAAGCTTTGAAACGAAGACAGAAGCAATTAAGTGGGAGAATCTTATTAAGAGGCAGAAAAGTAGGGAGTTTATTGAAAAGTTAATTAATTCTGAGGAAAACGAATGGGAGTAG
- a CDS encoding adenylosuccinate synthase, producing the protein MAVRVVVGAQWGDEGKGKIVDLLSKDADFVVRYQGGANAGHTLKFDDKKVVLHLIPSGMFNGNATCIIGNGVVVDPHALIEEIQEVQALGANLEDRLKISSAAHVILPYHQLLDKVKEEHRGDDAIGTTGRGIGPAYESKVSRAGIRMADLLHPRKLQKKVKANIAGVNKKLKHIYEHEPLDAEPIISELKEAAKALRPYITNTSALLHEAISADRDILLEGAQGSMLDLDHGTYPYVTSSCPTAGGACTGSAIPPTAIDKVMGISKAYCTRVGHGPFTTELDAEVGEKLRTEGQEFGATTGRPRRCGWIDLVALKYAARVNGINELTITKLDILDDFEEIKLCTEYEIDGERVDVFPIDLSDVNAIEPKFTTMPGWQQSLEDCSSYDELPANAKDYLQFIQDYLELDLTILSKGPKRSETIIL; encoded by the coding sequence ATGGCTGTACGTGTTGTTGTAGGTGCTCAATGGGGTGATGAAGGGAAAGGTAAAATTGTAGATCTGCTTAGTAAAGACGCAGATTTTGTTGTTCGGTATCAAGGGGGAGCAAATGCAGGGCATACCCTCAAGTTCGATGACAAAAAGGTTGTACTGCATCTTATCCCTTCTGGTATGTTTAACGGGAATGCTACCTGTATAATAGGAAATGGCGTTGTTGTGGATCCCCATGCGCTGATTGAAGAAATACAGGAAGTACAGGCGTTGGGAGCTAATCTTGAAGACCGATTAAAAATAAGCAGTGCAGCCCACGTTATTCTTCCCTACCACCAATTACTGGACAAAGTTAAAGAAGAACACCGCGGCGATGATGCCATAGGAACGACCGGTCGCGGTATAGGTCCGGCGTATGAAAGTAAGGTTTCGCGGGCTGGTATACGGATGGCCGACCTTTTGCATCCAAGAAAATTACAGAAAAAAGTAAAAGCTAATATTGCAGGGGTTAACAAAAAGCTCAAGCATATTTATGAACACGAACCGCTGGATGCAGAGCCAATTATCAGCGAGTTAAAGGAAGCGGCCAAAGCACTTCGCCCATATATTACAAATACAAGTGCGTTGTTGCATGAGGCTATTTCGGCTGATCGCGATATCCTTTTGGAAGGTGCTCAGGGTAGTATGCTGGATCTTGATCATGGCACCTATCCGTATGTAACCTCCTCGTGTCCCACCGCGGGTGGAGCATGCACTGGCTCGGCCATTCCTCCTACTGCTATCGATAAGGTGATGGGAATATCCAAAGCCTATTGTACACGTGTAGGACATGGCCCGTTTACTACTGAACTGGATGCAGAAGTTGGAGAAAAGCTGCGTACTGAAGGACAAGAATTTGGCGCCACGACTGGCCGTCCGCGCCGCTGTGGCTGGATTGACTTGGTAGCCTTAAAATATGCGGCCCGTGTTAACGGTATTAACGAGCTGACCATCACAAAGCTGGATATCCTTGATGATTTTGAAGAGATTAAACTTTGCACCGAGTATGAGATTGACGGCGAACGTGTGGATGTATTTCCCATTGATCTGTCTGACGTAAATGCTATCGAACCTAAATTTACGACCATGCCCGGATGGCAGCAATCCTTGGAGGACTGCAGCAGTTATGATGAACTGCCGGCGAACGCTAAAGATTATCTTCAGTTTATACAAGACTATCTCGAATTGGATCTGACGATTCTTTCTAAAGGTCCTAAGCGCAGTGAAACGATTATTCTTTAG
- a CDS encoding STAS domain-containing protein, translating to MNFNVSERYNCVVIQFKGNVMGGPDAVKLNEKLHELIDDGKTNVVADVGKVKFMNSSGLGMLIGGLTTMRKAGGDLRIANPTDKIESLLVVTKLVTVFDHFESLEEAVESFSSSEEE from the coding sequence ATGAACTTCAATGTATCAGAACGTTACAATTGTGTTGTTATCCAATTTAAGGGCAATGTCATGGGTGGTCCCGACGCTGTTAAGCTAAATGAGAAGCTCCACGAACTCATTGATGACGGCAAGACCAATGTTGTTGCGGATGTAGGGAAAGTAAAGTTTATGAACTCTTCCGGCCTTGGTATGCTTATTGGCGGACTTACGACTATGCGCAAAGCCGGCGGTGACTTGCGAATTGCTAATCCTACTGATAAAATTGAAAGCTTGCTGGTAGTAACTAAGTTAGTTACGGTATTTGATCATTTCGAGTCGCTGGAAGAAGCAGTAGAATCATTTTCCAGCTCAGAAGAAGAGTAA
- the secF gene encoding protein translocase subunit SecF, translating into MRWFETPDFNFIKAHKIGYVISGILLLAAIIGIFTKGLQYGIDFKGGKEFTLEFDEPIEVVELRSALTESLGSTPVVKRFGSPRDILIRTDDERDITTVQNAILGAVEQSFEGNQANVIKTDIVGARFAEDLKRGALNAIIFALIVIFIYIFIRFKNWTFSAGAVAALFHDVLIVVGVFTIFGEIAPFSMQIDQSIIAAFLTIVGYSLNDTVVVFDRIRENSLLYKTMDYDEMINKSLNDTLSRTVITSVTTLFVVTVLFIFGGEVLKGFSFALMLGVIIGTYSSLFVASAMVVELRRWRKEAS; encoded by the coding sequence ATGAGATGGTTCGAAACACCAGATTTTAACTTTATTAAGGCCCATAAGATTGGCTATGTCATTTCCGGCATTTTGTTGCTAGCGGCAATCATCGGAATTTTTACCAAAGGTCTACAGTATGGCATCGACTTTAAGGGAGGTAAAGAATTCACCCTTGAATTTGACGAACCGATAGAAGTTGTTGAATTACGTTCAGCTCTTACAGAATCGCTGGGCAGTACGCCTGTGGTAAAGCGGTTTGGATCTCCCCGTGATATCCTTATCCGTACCGATGATGAACGCGATATCACGACTGTACAGAATGCTATTTTAGGTGCCGTGGAGCAGAGCTTTGAAGGTAATCAGGCTAATGTCATTAAAACCGATATTGTAGGAGCCCGTTTTGCTGAAGATCTCAAACGAGGTGCCCTCAATGCTATTATCTTTGCACTTATTGTCATCTTTATATACATATTTATTCGATTCAAAAACTGGACGTTCTCAGCGGGGGCGGTGGCCGCTTTGTTTCATGATGTACTAATCGTCGTTGGAGTATTTACGATCTTTGGTGAAATTGCTCCCTTTAGCATGCAGATTGACCAGTCGATTATTGCAGCCTTTTTGACTATTGTGGGTTATTCTCTGAATGACACCGTGGTAGTTTTTGACCGCATCCGGGAAAACAGTTTGCTCTACAAAACGATGGATTATGACGAAATGATAAACAAAAGCTTAAATGATACGCTTAGCCGGACCGTCATTACATCGGTGACAACCTTGTTTGTGGTAACTGTGCTGTTTATTTTTGGCGGTGAAGTACTCAAGGGATTTTCTTTTGCGCTGATGTTGGGCGTAATTATTGGAACATATAGTTCGTTATTTGTAGCGAGTGCTATGGTTGTAGAGCTCCGAAGATGGAGAAAGGAAGCTTCGTAA
- the secD gene encoding protein translocase subunit SecD, whose product MQGNGTKIGFIVAFLAISVWYLWPTMANMLEQNYIEGLPEAERVEYKDENAQRLQNLRQNSLSLGLDLQGGMHVTMELGTAKLMSELAGQDADSTLNKVIDAAKEQSLQNDTDFIDEMVQIFEQRYPDGRLSRYYRSETENITRRSSNQEIASYLKKQRDSAVDRAMDIIRSRVDRYGVTEPAIFKQGNSRVVVELPGVANKERVRGLLKGTARLEFRLVGQPDQIQSTRESIVSYYNQQAQSDTTDTVQQSSGQNPLLEVLNPRGRNPYSIGYATARDTGRVNELLQDPKVQEFVPRNIELMWGATPFQTAENGQELYEIIAVRSEVEMTGDVISEASVNFRRETNQPRVSMNMNAEGARRWARITGANIGKPIAIVLDGYVYSYPNVETKISDGRSSISGLGSVTEAQDLVNILLSGALPAPLEIIEERTVGATLGQESIQAGFYSTLIGLVIVAMFMIAYYHSGGAIADLALLLNIIFILGILAAFKATLTLPGIAGIVLTIGMAVDANVLIFDRIREERRTGKTLNAAIDGGYSNAMSAIMDANITTFFVGIILYSFGVGPIKGFAVTLMAGIVASLFSAIVITRVVVDYLTREKSKDISFG is encoded by the coding sequence ATGCAAGGTAATGGAACAAAGATAGGTTTTATTGTTGCTTTTTTGGCCATTTCAGTATGGTATTTGTGGCCGACAATGGCAAATATGCTCGAGCAAAATTATATCGAAGGATTACCAGAGGCGGAACGCGTAGAGTATAAAGATGAAAACGCGCAGCGTCTTCAAAATTTGCGCCAGAATTCTCTTTCACTGGGGCTTGACTTGCAGGGTGGTATGCACGTTACGATGGAGCTTGGTACTGCTAAGCTGATGAGTGAACTGGCCGGTCAGGATGCAGACTCTACACTCAATAAGGTTATTGATGCAGCCAAAGAACAATCACTACAAAATGATACCGATTTTATTGATGAGATGGTACAGATTTTTGAGCAGCGTTATCCCGACGGTCGTTTGAGTCGGTATTATCGTTCAGAAACCGAGAATATAACGCGGCGATCATCAAACCAAGAAATTGCAAGCTATCTAAAGAAACAGCGTGACTCTGCAGTAGATCGTGCAATGGACATTATCCGTTCGCGTGTGGACCGATACGGTGTAACTGAGCCTGCTATTTTCAAGCAGGGTAATAGCAGAGTGGTTGTTGAGCTGCCCGGTGTAGCCAATAAGGAACGAGTTCGTGGCCTGTTAAAGGGAACGGCCCGTTTGGAATTTCGATTGGTTGGCCAACCTGATCAGATTCAGTCTACCAGAGAAAGTATTGTCAGTTACTATAACCAGCAGGCACAATCTGATACGACTGATACTGTTCAACAAAGCTCAGGACAAAATCCCTTATTAGAGGTATTGAATCCCCGGGGACGCAATCCTTATTCCATTGGTTATGCTACTGCACGAGATACGGGTCGTGTTAATGAATTATTGCAGGATCCTAAAGTTCAGGAATTTGTCCCTCGGAATATCGAGCTTATGTGGGGCGCAACTCCTTTTCAAACTGCTGAAAACGGGCAGGAGCTGTATGAAATTATTGCTGTACGTTCCGAAGTTGAAATGACGGGTGATGTAATTTCTGAGGCAAGCGTAAACTTCCGGCGGGAAACCAATCAGCCGCGGGTATCCATGAATATGAATGCCGAAGGAGCACGACGCTGGGCACGTATTACCGGTGCTAATATCGGGAAGCCCATTGCCATTGTGCTTGATGGTTATGTGTACTCCTATCCCAACGTAGAAACAAAAATATCTGATGGCCGATCCTCAATTTCAGGATTGGGAAGTGTTACCGAAGCACAAGACTTAGTTAATATTTTGCTTTCGGGTGCACTGCCAGCTCCCCTCGAAATTATTGAAGAGCGTACGGTTGGTGCCACGCTGGGACAAGAATCTATTCAGGCCGGTTTTTATTCAACACTCATCGGCTTAGTTATCGTCGCTATGTTTATGATTGCCTATTACCATTCCGGTGGAGCCATTGCCGACTTGGCACTGTTGCTGAATATCATCTTTATTCTAGGAATTTTGGCGGCTTTTAAAGCTACGCTTACTTTGCCGGGCATTGCCGGTATTGTGCTAACCATTGGTATGGCTGTTGACGCTAACGTACTCATTTTTGACCGCATCAGGGAGGAAAGGCGTACCGGAAAAACCCTGAATGCGGCTATCGATGGTGGATATTCAAATGCCATGAGTGCGATTATGGATGCCAATATTACCACTTTTTTCGTGGGTATCATCCTTTACAGTTTTGGGGTAGGTCCTATTAAAGGATTTGCAGTAACATTGATGGCCGGTATTGTGGCTTCACTCTTCAGTGCTATTGTGATTACTAGGGTAGTTGTCGATTACCTGACGCGCGAAAAATCCAAAGACATTAGCTTCGGTTAA
- the uvrA gene encoding excinuclease ABC subunit UvrA — translation MRENIVIRGAREHNLQNIDVNIPREELVVVTGISGSGKSSLAFDTIYAEGQRRFLESLSAYARQFMGMMERPDVDFIDGLSPVISIDQKTTNRNPRSTVGTVTEIYDFLRLLYARIGVPYSWKSGNKMEKQTADQVVSTIMDMPEGTKAYCLAPVVRGRKGHYRELFEQTMKQGFVQVRVDGELMDIEEDMKVDRYKKHDIEVVVDRFVITEKSEKRIAESVRLALEMAEGNVILSVPTEEDGDVEFKDHLYSQNLFDPESGLAYEDPAPNIFSFNSPYGACPKCDGLGYTHDVDRDLVIPNPEQTIEEGAIRFLGEPRDIFAFKQLKAVLDTVDLDFETPIKDFSDEQLDLLFEGGGDRQYDVSYNFRNDDVTYKHSYKGLRNKIREQYEESKSNKKRDKAKSYMAKIDCPACGGGRLNKEALSYRIDGYTIDELVNMDIAELRDAINNLDLTERQQKIGTQVLKEVRDRVDFLLNVGLNYLTLNREAQTLSGGEAQRIRLATQIGTQLVGVLYILDEPSIGLHQRDNIKLIKSLKTLRDLGNSVIVVEHDRETIEEADYVLDLGPGAGEHGGEIVTEGRPEDLDPESMTAKFLKDEEVVPYPDERREGNGKTVRLQKARGHNLKKVSVDIPLGKFICVTGVSGSGKSSLINQTLEPILSSEFYNSKSVPLPYDQVQGIDNLDKIISVDQSPIGRTPRSNPGTYTKVFDHIRKLFAELPESKIRGYDQGRFSFNVKGGRCEECNGDGVRKIEMNFLPDVYVDCETCNGARYNRETLEIYYKGKNISDVLNMSVSEAHEFFDSVPAINRILGTLVDVGLGYLRLGQPSTTLSGGEAQRIKLARELSKVGTGDTLYILDEPTTGLHFQDVRLLVDVCQQLVDKGNTVIVIEHNLDLIKASDWIIDLGPEGGRDGGQIIAEGTPEEVAQMDESYTGQYLKEEFAREGEQEVFAE, via the coding sequence TTGCGAGAAAATATAGTTATTCGTGGAGCACGCGAACATAATCTTCAAAATATAGATGTTAACATACCTCGAGAAGAACTGGTGGTAGTCACCGGCATATCGGGATCCGGCAAATCGTCGCTGGCCTTTGACACAATCTATGCTGAGGGGCAGCGCCGCTTTTTAGAATCGCTTTCGGCCTATGCCCGGCAGTTTATGGGGATGATGGAGCGTCCCGATGTCGATTTTATTGATGGTCTTTCACCAGTTATTTCTATTGATCAAAAGACGACCAATCGCAATCCACGGTCAACAGTAGGTACGGTGACCGAAATCTACGATTTCCTGCGACTGCTTTATGCACGAATAGGTGTGCCATATTCGTGGAAATCAGGAAATAAGATGGAAAAGCAGACGGCCGATCAGGTTGTATCTACAATAATGGATATGCCCGAAGGTACTAAAGCCTATTGTCTGGCACCAGTGGTACGGGGACGAAAGGGACATTACCGGGAGCTGTTTGAACAGACAATGAAGCAGGGGTTTGTACAGGTTCGTGTGGATGGTGAGCTGATGGATATCGAAGAAGATATGAAAGTGGATCGTTATAAGAAGCACGATATTGAGGTTGTTGTTGACCGTTTTGTAATTACTGAGAAGAGCGAAAAACGTATTGCTGAGAGCGTACGATTGGCACTTGAGATGGCTGAAGGAAATGTGATTTTATCGGTACCAACCGAAGAGGACGGAGACGTCGAATTTAAGGATCATCTGTATTCCCAGAATTTATTTGATCCCGAAAGTGGACTGGCCTACGAAGATCCGGCTCCCAATATTTTTTCATTTAACTCTCCTTATGGTGCTTGTCCCAAGTGCGACGGTCTCGGCTATACTCACGATGTAGATCGGGATTTGGTAATCCCCAACCCGGAACAGACTATAGAAGAAGGTGCTATTCGTTTTCTGGGTGAGCCTCGGGATATTTTTGCTTTTAAGCAGCTTAAGGCTGTTCTGGACACAGTGGACTTGGATTTTGAGACGCCTATAAAAGATTTTTCTGATGAGCAGCTTGACTTGCTGTTTGAGGGCGGTGGTGACCGGCAGTATGATGTAAGCTATAACTTCCGTAATGATGATGTAACGTATAAACATTCCTATAAGGGACTACGGAATAAGATTCGCGAGCAGTATGAGGAAAGCAAATCCAACAAAAAGCGTGACAAGGCCAAATCATATATGGCCAAGATCGATTGCCCCGCATGTGGGGGTGGCCGGCTGAACAAAGAAGCACTTTCATATCGTATTGATGGATATACCATCGACGAGCTGGTGAATATGGATATTGCCGAGCTGCGCGATGCCATCAATAACTTAGATCTGACCGAGCGCCAACAGAAAATTGGCACCCAGGTACTTAAGGAAGTACGGGACCGCGTTGACTTTCTGCTCAATGTGGGACTCAATTACCTAACGCTTAACCGCGAAGCACAAACACTTAGTGGTGGAGAAGCGCAGCGCATTCGTTTGGCCACGCAAATTGGTACACAGCTGGTAGGGGTACTGTATATTTTGGATGAGCCCAGCATCGGTTTGCATCAGCGAGACAATATTAAGCTGATTAAGTCGCTTAAGACCCTTCGTGATTTGGGCAACAGTGTAATTGTGGTTGAGCACGACCGTGAAACCATCGAGGAAGCGGACTATGTACTTGATCTGGGTCCGGGTGCCGGCGAACACGGCGGTGAAATTGTCACCGAAGGACGCCCCGAGGATTTGGATCCTGAATCAATGACAGCCAAATTCTTGAAAGATGAAGAAGTTGTACCCTATCCCGATGAGCGCCGCGAGGGTAATGGGAAGACGGTGCGGCTGCAAAAGGCACGGGGACATAACCTCAAAAAGGTGAGTGTGGATATTCCATTGGGCAAATTTATTTGTGTGACCGGTGTAAGTGGCAGTGGTAAGAGCTCCCTTATTAATCAGACGCTTGAGCCTATTTTGTCATCGGAATTCTATAATTCAAAATCGGTGCCGCTGCCGTATGATCAGGTGCAGGGAATTGACAATCTGGATAAAATTATATCGGTAGATCAAAGTCCCATCGGACGAACGCCTCGCTCAAATCCCGGGACCTACACTAAGGTGTTTGACCATATCCGTAAGCTTTTTGCCGAGTTGCCCGAGTCTAAGATCCGTGGATATGATCAGGGACGATTTTCATTTAATGTAAAAGGCGGCCGTTGTGAGGAATGCAACGGTGATGGTGTACGCAAAATTGAGATGAATTTCTTGCCTGATGTCTATGTGGATTGCGAAACTTGTAATGGCGCGCGCTATAACCGCGAAACGCTCGAAATTTATTATAAAGGCAAGAATATTTCGGATGTACTTAACATGTCTGTTTCAGAGGCGCATGAGTTTTTTGATTCCGTGCCGGCCATTAATCGTATTTTGGGTACGCTGGTAGATGTGGGACTTGGTTATCTAAGGCTTGGGCAGCCCAGTACTACGCTATCCGGGGGTGAGGCACAGCGTATCAAGCTGGCAAGAGAATTATCCAAAGTAGGTACCGGAGATACGCTCTATATTCTGGATGAGCCCACGACGGGATTGCACTTCCAGGATGTACGCTTGCTGGTGGATGTTTGTCAACAACTGGTGGATAAGGGGAATACCGTAATTGTTATCGAGCATAACCTGGATTTGATCAAAGCCTCTGACTGGATTATTGATCTGGGCCCCGAGGGCGGTCGCGACGGTGGGCAAATTATTGCTGAAGGAACACCTGAAGAGGTGGCACAGATGGATGAAAGTTATACCGGGCAATATCTCAAAGAAGAATTTGCCCGCGAAGGAGAGCAGGAAGTATTTGCGGAGTAA
- a CDS encoding DUF975 family protein, which yields MQQRSIDLAQLFSYSFQQFKKYAIFIVGATLTLLVVGGLPQTYFMLNAPQNPTIKTQFFSFVITLIQAFLSLGFTKLMLLLVQDKPASTTDMFNNFRPFISYFVGSFLYGIATVLGLLLFIVPGIFIMIRFQFYPYIILEENDITAFSALKKSYMLTEGLSLELFLLGVSIFALNIAGILLFGIGILFSYPLTAMATAVVYKSFSEEEGSIPIDQYQPNS from the coding sequence ATGCAGCAACGATCTATCGATCTGGCTCAATTATTTTCCTATTCTTTTCAGCAGTTTAAAAAGTATGCCATTTTCATTGTGGGGGCTACGCTAACTCTGCTGGTGGTAGGTGGACTGCCGCAAACTTACTTTATGCTCAATGCTCCTCAAAATCCCACGATTAAAACGCAGTTCTTCTCTTTTGTAATTACACTAATTCAAGCGTTCTTAAGCCTTGGTTTTACCAAACTTATGCTCCTTTTAGTACAGGATAAACCGGCATCCACTACTGATATGTTTAATAATTTCAGGCCATTTATCAGTTATTTTGTCGGTAGCTTTCTTTATGGTATTGCCACGGTTCTGGGCTTGTTACTATTTATTGTGCCCGGCATCTTTATAATGATACGGTTCCAATTTTATCCCTATATCATACTTGAAGAAAATGATATCACAGCGTTTTCTGCATTGAAGAAAAGCTATATGCTTACCGAAGGGCTTTCACTGGAACTCTTTCTATTGGGCGTTTCCATTTTTGCTCTTAACATCGCAGGAATACTGCTGTTCGGCATAGGTATTTTATTTTCCTATCCTTTAACGGCAATGGCTACTGCTGTTGTCTATAAAAGCTTTTCCGAGGAAGAAGGGTCAATCCCCATAGACCAATACCAACCTAACAGCTGA
- a CDS encoding WG repeat-containing protein translates to MRQHVTKLFSVLIICVLVTFCKSIEPSSSGEKALYPFVKDEQVGFLDDQLNTEITAQFKFLDGKVWPYTFSEGLAAVNFFGRVGYVNEDGKIKIDPKFDYAAPFRNGLALVRNNGQYGFINQSGDYVIKPQFWMAKSFHDGRAAVQKQKGGKWGYINRDGEYIIPLTLNGAKNFSNGYAAVQTPEHNEWGYIDTNGNTIIEPKYRKSKSFAEGLSPVLLDFKQWGYINENGAIILEAQFLEAAPFSEDKAAVAMPMDKNDLQKKKFGYINKRGSFIIKPQFDKAYSFKNGRARVKMDGKFGYIDTEGNLIANAIYDQAWDFDGKFALVKLDNKFGYINKQGIFVLEPIS, encoded by the coding sequence ATGAGACAACACGTTACAAAGCTTTTTTCTGTTTTAATAATTTGTGTTTTAGTTACATTCTGTAAATCGATTGAACCGTCTTCATCTGGTGAAAAGGCCTTATATCCTTTTGTCAAAGATGAACAGGTAGGCTTTTTGGATGATCAGCTTAATACTGAAATTACTGCTCAATTCAAATTTCTCGATGGCAAAGTTTGGCCTTATACTTTTTCTGAAGGGTTGGCAGCTGTTAATTTTTTTGGAAGAGTCGGCTATGTTAATGAAGATGGTAAAATAAAAATTGACCCCAAATTCGATTATGCCGCACCATTCCGTAATGGGTTAGCCCTAGTCCGCAACAATGGACAATATGGCTTCATCAACCAGTCAGGTGACTATGTGATCAAACCCCAGTTCTGGATGGCAAAATCATTTCATGACGGCAGAGCTGCCGTGCAAAAACAAAAAGGCGGCAAATGGGGATACATCAACCGTGACGGTGAATATATTATCCCTCTCACGTTAAATGGAGCTAAAAATTTTAGCAACGGATATGCTGCTGTACAAACGCCCGAGCATAATGAATGGGGGTATATTGACACTAACGGCAACACTATTATTGAGCCCAAATATCGCAAATCGAAATCCTTTGCCGAGGGATTGTCACCCGTACTGCTCGACTTTAAGCAATGGGGATATATTAACGAAAACGGAGCCATAATTTTAGAGGCTCAGTTTTTAGAAGCTGCTCCTTTTTCGGAAGACAAAGCAGCTGTAGCAATGCCAATGGATAAAAACGATCTCCAGAAAAAGAAGTTCGGATATATCAACAAGCGCGGTTCATTTATTATTAAACCTCAATTTGATAAAGCATATTCCTTTAAAAATGGACGAGCCCGTGTAAAGATGGATGGCAAATTCGGATACATAGATACCGAAGGCAACCTTATTGCCAATGCAATCTACGACCAAGCATGGGATTTTGACGGGAAATTCGCACTCGTGAAGCTAGACAACAAGTTCGGATATATTAATAAACAGGGCATCTTTGTGTTGGAACCCATCAGCTAA